One Thermodesulfobacteriota bacterium DNA window includes the following coding sequences:
- a CDS encoding LLM class flavin-dependent oxidoreductase: protein MEIGYFTMPLHPAGSDLTETLDADLEQIVILDGLGFREAWIGEHFTAGWENIAAPDLLIAKAIPLTKNIILGTGVSCLPDHDPFVLAHRIAVLDHLAKGRFYWGVGAGSFIGDFEAFGIDAKSGEQRELTDESLGFILDLWKDPRPGKYGNRRWKFTIPAPQPDVGLGVHTKPYQKPHPPIAVAGITAGSGTLRIAGANGWIPMSINFITRDVLRTHWASVEEGAAGAGRKPEKSLWRIARDIYIAESTEEARRDVREGTLARDFTEYFFKMVPKIRGNLDIFKTGKSMSDSDVTVDYMMDNLWIVGSPDDAVGRIRELYDYVGGFGVLLVMGHEWKPKDKWVRSMKLLVEEVMPRLKDLK, encoded by the coding sequence TTGGAAATAGGCTACTTCACCATGCCGCTTCACCCTGCGGGCTCTGACCTTACCGAGACCCTCGACGCCGACCTCGAACAGATCGTAATTCTGGACGGGCTCGGGTTCAGGGAGGCGTGGATAGGCGAGCATTTCACCGCCGGCTGGGAGAACATCGCCGCTCCCGACCTGCTGATAGCCAAGGCGATCCCCCTTACGAAGAACATTATTCTCGGTACGGGAGTTTCATGCCTCCCCGACCACGACCCGTTCGTGCTCGCGCACAGGATCGCCGTGCTCGACCACCTCGCGAAGGGCAGGTTCTACTGGGGCGTCGGGGCAGGGAGCTTCATAGGGGATTTCGAGGCGTTCGGCATCGACGCGAAATCGGGTGAGCAGAGGGAGCTGACGGACGAATCGCTCGGGTTCATTCTGGATTTATGGAAAGACCCCAGGCCGGGGAAGTACGGGAACAGACGGTGGAAATTCACCATCCCGGCGCCGCAGCCGGACGTCGGACTCGGCGTGCACACGAAGCCCTATCAAAAACCCCATCCGCCGATCGCGGTAGCCGGAATTACGGCGGGCTCGGGGACTCTCAGGATCGCGGGCGCAAACGGATGGATACCGATGAGCATTAATTTCATAACGAGGGACGTGCTCAGAACGCACTGGGCCTCTGTCGAGGAAGGGGCAGCCGGCGCGGGCAGGAAACCCGAGAAATCGCTATGGCGCATAGCGAGGGACATATATATCGCGGAGAGCACGGAGGAGGCGAGGCGGGACGTCAGGGAAGGCACGCTCGCCAGGGACTTCACCGAATATTTCTTCAAGATGGTCCCGAAGATAAGAGGGAACCTCGATATATTCAAGACCGGGAAGTCCATGTCCGACTCCGATGTAACGGTCGACTACATGATGGACAACCTCTGGATCGTAGGGAGCCCCGACGATGCGGTCGGAAGAATAAGGGAGCTATATGATTATGTGGGCGGG